CGACTGGAGCCAGACCGGATTTCCGCTGGGCAGGGTCACCGCCCGGGGATCGCGGAATCCGCGGACGCCCCGCAGAGCCCCGTAGCAGTGGTCGAAGGAGCGGTTCTCCTGCATCAGGATCACCACATGTTCCGCATCGAGCCACGTGCTGC
The Candidatus Hydrogenedentota bacterium DNA segment above includes these coding regions:
- a CDS encoding twin-arginine translocation signal domain-containing protein, with the translated sequence MDSRREFLKKAALMAGGMGAAGGFPAVLQRALAIDPAPGSTWLDAEHVVILMQENRSFDHCYGALRGVRGFRDPRAVTLPSGNPVWLQS